One window of Bacillus sp. (in: firmicutes) genomic DNA carries:
- a CDS encoding Uma2 family endonuclease has product MSEKRKDQSMPHIKEHGLTYDDYTTIDDGNRYELASGKLELMSPAPSVIHQLFSIEMIKKFSQSCEPDYIILDAPVDVILSSTEVRQPDLVLIHRNRIPILSKRGVEGPPDLVVEILSPSTRKRDKIEKVKIYSYYGVPEYWIVDPEIFVLEQFILQNERYELINIFQDNDLITSPNIPCISFTMDEIINKIPPSLL; this is encoded by the coding sequence ATGAGTGAAAAAAGGAAAGATCAATCAATGCCCCATATAAAAGAGCATGGCCTTACATACGATGACTACACAACTATTGATGATGGAAATCGTTATGAATTAGCAAGTGGGAAGTTAGAGTTAATGAGTCCAGCACCTTCAGTTATCCACCAGTTATTTAGCATCGAAATGATAAAAAAATTCTCACAAAGTTGCGAGCCAGACTACATCATTTTAGACGCTCCTGTTGATGTCATTCTATCCTCTACTGAGGTTAGGCAGCCAGATCTTGTCCTCATTCATCGAAACCGCATACCTATTTTAAGTAAACGGGGAGTTGAAGGGCCACCAGATTTAGTTGTAGAGATATTATCACCGTCTACAAGAAAGCGGGATAAAATCGAAAAAGTAAAGATCTACTCCTATTACGGCGTGCCTGAATACTGGATTGTCGACCCCGAAATTTTCGTATTAGAGCAATTTATTTTACAGAATGAACGATATGAGTTAATCAATATTTTCCAAGATAACGATCTTATCACATCTCCAAACATCCCTTGCATTTCCTTTACAATGGATGAAATTATAAACAAAATCCCACCTTCATTACTATGA
- a CDS encoding M23 family metallopeptidase: MAYTWPTESTRVTQEFSSSHKGIDIGAKTSKVDGDPVYAMANGNVRGVFRDGELSGYGNVIYINHSLNGQYVQTRYAHLSKILVNLNDYVTEGQKIGEMGNTGTSTGTHLHFETRTCPSSGCTNSNSTPVNPRNYI, from the coding sequence ATGGCATATACATGGCCAACAGAATCAACTAGAGTAACACAGGAATTTTCAAGTTCACACAAAGGTATTGATATAGGAGCAAAAACATCTAAAGTAGACGGTGACCCAGTTTATGCAATGGCGAATGGGAATGTTCGTGGTGTATTTAGGGACGGTGAACTAAGCGGTTATGGAAATGTAATTTATATCAATCACAGCCTTAATGGACAGTATGTTCAAACTAGGTATGCCCATTTATCTAAAATTCTTGTAAATCTTAATGATTATGTAACAGAAGGACAAAAAATTGGAGAAATGGGTAATACAGGTACTTCAACTGGTACACATCTTCATTTTGAAACAAGAACATGTCCAAGTTCAGGATGTACAAACAGTAACTCAACTCCTGTAAATCCACGGAATTATATTTAG
- a CDS encoding cell wall hydrolase, with protein sequence MAIGDALTSRSQLYGRDSVDLLARTLYGETENDSESRVGVAWVVINRKNDKTYEFKNQNSVEDVVLAKNAFSCFNEGDPNLAKCLKPNTSSQVWKNCVSVAQNVATLTNPIGDKLFYTQVDVFNANSKTENGKLLYKMSGTWVVVTSKILKGEHMFFNYQH encoded by the coding sequence ATGGCAATTGGTGATGCACTAACTTCAAGAAGTCAGCTTTACGGGAGGGATAGCGTCGACCTGTTGGCGAGAACACTGTACGGAGAAACGGAAAATGACTCTGAGTCCCGTGTAGGTGTTGCATGGGTTGTTATCAACCGTAAGAATGATAAAACATATGAATTCAAAAATCAGAATAGTGTCGAAGATGTTGTGCTTGCTAAAAACGCCTTCTCTTGTTTTAATGAAGGTGATCCTAACTTGGCTAAATGCCTCAAACCAAATACATCAAGTCAAGTTTGGAAAAACTGTGTTTCCGTCGCTCAAAATGTCGCTACCCTTACAAACCCAATCGGCGACAAATTATTTTATACTCAAGTCGATGTTTTCAACGCAAATAGCAAAACAGAAAATGGAAAACTCTTATATAAAATGAGCGGTACATGGGTAGTTGTCACTTCTAAAATTCTTAAAGGTGAACACATGTTTTTCAACTATCAGCACTAA
- a CDS encoding RNA polymerase sigma factor: MGQNLDLEKIYALYVRDLYRYVYSLCKNKSLAEDIVQETFYRAYFYVESYKQEKIRPWLFKVAYHTFIDFLRKEKRVTYYDDIANLHSKAESEIRSAEEEYLLKNSIEQWFEILETFTVSKRNIVLLKDYYDFSYQEIAEMLDISMAKVKVTLYRCRKEIQSKMDAASR; encoded by the coding sequence ATGGGACAGAATCTAGATTTGGAAAAAATTTATGCTTTATATGTGCGGGATTTGTATCGTTATGTTTATTCCCTTTGCAAAAATAAGTCGCTGGCGGAAGACATTGTGCAGGAAACTTTCTATCGAGCCTACTTTTATGTTGAAAGTTACAAACAGGAGAAGATAAGGCCGTGGCTTTTTAAAGTTGCTTATCATACATTTATTGACTTTTTACGAAAAGAGAAAAGAGTAACTTATTATGATGACATTGCAAACCTTCATTCAAAGGCAGAAAGCGAGATTAGAAGTGCTGAGGAAGAATATTTACTGAAAAACAGTATAGAACAATGGTTTGAAATTCTAGAAACCTTCACCGTTTCCAAGAGAAATATAGTCTTATTGAAAGATTATTACGATTTTTCTTATCAAGAAATCGCTGAAATGCTTGATATATCGATGGCAAAAGTAAAGGTTACGCTTTATCGCTGCCGTAAAGAAATTCAAAGTAAAATGGATGCTGCATCACGGTAA
- a CDS encoding PAS domain S-box protein, giving the protein MSQELQSYFDLATALAYFSIPITMLVFFRKRRIPEFRLVFICCVLFVMFCGITHLMHLIQLINPTKTVQSFNGVVTVLTAFISTATAILFWWILPKALLIPSPAELKKINKLLLKEIDNHKKTTQKLQYLNAIMESSNDAIVGVSMEGKISSWNLGASEIFGYTKDEMIGESYCKLLPSGQMEEMKKILRKTLEGERLIHLEIDHIDKNDSIINGSLTVSPVKFDAVENEIVGISVIIRNLTVKKKFQEEMNRLTQLKTVSEIAASISHEVRNPLTVTRGFTQLLKDNSLTDDQRNQYIRLSLDELDRAERIIGDYLTFAKPSIENVEILDLTKELEYIIQVINPYATLNNISVEVNMVDGEVPIFGEKQKLHQSLLNIVKNGIEAMEEGGQLTIQLKKMEENVLLEIKDSGKGMSAEQIQKLGTPYYSTKEKGTGLGTMVAFSIIKAMQGEFEVESKLGEGTCFHISFPLVEFDK; this is encoded by the coding sequence ATGAGTCAGGAATTACAATCGTATTTTGATTTAGCAACAGCCCTAGCCTATTTTTCGATTCCGATAACAATGCTGGTCTTTTTTAGAAAACGGAGAATTCCCGAGTTCAGATTGGTGTTTATTTGCTGTGTTTTGTTTGTAATGTTTTGTGGAATCACGCACCTTATGCATCTTATCCAGTTAATAAACCCAACCAAAACAGTTCAAAGTTTTAATGGCGTAGTAACAGTACTTACCGCTTTTATCTCAACAGCTACCGCAATATTGTTTTGGTGGATTCTTCCGAAAGCGTTATTAATACCTAGCCCTGCCGAATTGAAGAAAATAAATAAATTACTCCTGAAAGAGATAGATAATCATAAGAAAACAACGCAAAAGCTACAATATTTGAATGCAATTATGGAATCTTCAAATGATGCAATCGTTGGTGTATCCATGGAAGGAAAGATATCAAGCTGGAATTTAGGTGCATCAGAGATTTTTGGATATACGAAAGATGAAATGATTGGCGAAAGCTACTGCAAGCTCCTACCATCGGGACAAATGGAGGAAATGAAAAAAATCCTCAGGAAAACGTTGGAAGGAGAGCGACTCATTCACCTAGAAATTGATCATATTGATAAAAATGACTCTATTATTAATGGCTCACTGACGGTTTCCCCTGTAAAATTTGATGCAGTAGAAAATGAAATCGTTGGAATCTCTGTCATTATCCGCAATCTAACGGTGAAGAAAAAATTTCAAGAGGAAATGAATAGACTTACACAGCTTAAGACGGTTAGCGAAATAGCCGCCAGTATTTCCCATGAGGTAAGAAATCCATTAACAGTCACAAGAGGATTTACACAATTATTAAAGGATAATAGCCTAACAGATGACCAAAGAAATCAATATATTAGGCTAAGCTTAGATGAGCTTGATCGAGCTGAACGTATTATTGGGGATTATTTAACATTTGCAAAGCCATCAATAGAGAATGTTGAGATTTTGGATTTGACCAAAGAGCTTGAATATATTATACAAGTCATAAATCCATATGCAACGCTGAACAATATATCAGTTGAAGTAAATATGGTAGATGGGGAAGTGCCAATATTCGGTGAAAAACAAAAACTTCATCAATCATTGCTTAATATTGTCAAAAACGGCATTGAAGCAATGGAAGAAGGCGGTCAATTAACGATTCAGCTAAAGAAAATGGAAGAAAACGTTTTATTGGAAATTAAAGATAGCGGAAAAGGAATGTCTGCTGAACAAATTCAAAAACTAGGAACACCATATTATTCAACAAAGGAAAAGGGCACCGGTCTTGGAACAATGGTAGCATTTAGTATTATAAAAGCAATGCAAGGGGAGTTTGAGGTTGAAAGTAAGCTTGGAGAAGGAACATGCTTCCATATTTCTTTTCCATTAGTAGAATTCGACAAGTGA